The following coding sequences are from one Novipirellula caenicola window:
- a CDS encoding paraquat-inducible protein A, which produces MQYRACHCCGLIHQLPPLQSGDRAKCTRCSSILADSSPSHRSASRTAAASVAAFILFWPAVLLPILEIERLGQRNEQSILSGILDLFHHGNYFVGGVVLLFSILFPLAKIVLLVELSWLEVLQRRHKAFTLRLMKHVGKWSMMDVMLLAFLVMMVKLGNLVHFQFGPAVIAFTLCVAMSMIASLSFDPHSIWEETG; this is translated from the coding sequence ATGCAGTATCGAGCTTGTCATTGTTGCGGATTGATCCATCAATTGCCTCCGCTGCAATCAGGCGACCGTGCAAAATGCACGCGTTGCAGTTCGATCCTCGCCGACAGCTCGCCTTCGCATCGCAGCGCCAGCCGAACGGCAGCCGCCTCGGTTGCCGCGTTTATCCTGTTTTGGCCTGCGGTGCTGCTACCGATCCTCGAGATTGAACGATTGGGCCAACGCAACGAACAGAGCATCCTGAGCGGCATTCTGGATTTATTCCATCACGGCAACTACTTTGTCGGCGGCGTGGTGCTGCTGTTTTCGATTCTTTTTCCACTGGCCAAAATCGTGTTGTTGGTGGAACTTAGTTGGCTCGAGGTGCTGCAGCGGCGACACAAAGCATTCACCTTGCGATTGATGAAACACGTTGGCAAGTGGAGCATGATGGATGTGATGTTGTTGGCGTTTCTCGTGATGATGGTGAAGCTTGGCAATCTCGTCCACTTTCAATTTGGCCCGGCGGTGATCGCGTTTACGTTGTGCGTCGCAATGAGCATGATCGCGTCGTTGTCGTTTGACCCCCACTCGATTTGGGAAGAAACGGGATGA
- a CDS encoding MlaD family protein, with the protein MSDRDNHVSDFPVAEIAKSKPNWLRRHSPMWLVTLLCLVIAIGLTWYSSDTAGVQIVVHFDDGHGLKPGDAIRHRGIQIGVVENVSLRQDLKGIDVTAVLDQASSMVACEGSRFWIVRPEVAITGVSGLETAVGAKYIAVIPGHPAEKQFEFTGLHSRPPDDLGRGGIELVLRGDDRWGIHLGSPLTWRGIDVGQVLSSSLSADAMHVDIRVRVDQRHVRLLSRNSKFWVTSGVQMGLDVTGFEFSAESLTTIARGGVAFITPGPIASADDVRPGDVFTLHRRRDDTWLESAVPLNLLAHSPPPVGEVVATWRQSYFGITRTYSEHAAGLAIPIDGQTAGILVPTDLIAAKENAIEDSFQLTYQAGKSPVTLPTPTLPQSAAGVWVVSIAANELPPKQTVSEDRMRIPRTPEDCFAVSRRSGNGESALTIEMIGAEQLTFDENQWNCSDARFSREVWHGAAILASRDEKLIGVLLVDENGVRISPLRDFADDPK; encoded by the coding sequence ATGAGTGACCGCGACAACCATGTTTCCGATTTTCCAGTCGCGGAAATCGCCAAATCGAAGCCGAATTGGCTGCGGCGTCATTCGCCGATGTGGCTCGTGACCCTGCTGTGCTTGGTGATCGCGATCGGCTTGACCTGGTACTCGTCGGATACTGCCGGAGTCCAAATTGTCGTGCATTTTGATGATGGCCACGGTTTGAAACCGGGGGACGCCATTCGTCATCGTGGGATCCAAATCGGAGTGGTTGAAAACGTCTCGCTTCGCCAAGATCTTAAAGGGATCGATGTCACGGCGGTTTTGGATCAAGCATCGTCGATGGTCGCGTGCGAAGGCTCTCGATTTTGGATTGTCCGGCCCGAAGTGGCAATCACGGGCGTAAGCGGACTGGAAACCGCCGTGGGGGCAAAATACATCGCGGTCATCCCCGGTCATCCCGCGGAAAAGCAATTTGAATTTACGGGGTTACACTCGAGACCACCGGATGATTTGGGACGGGGCGGAATCGAGTTGGTTTTGCGTGGCGACGATCGCTGGGGGATTCATCTGGGATCGCCACTCACATGGCGAGGAATCGACGTGGGCCAGGTTTTGTCGAGCAGTCTTTCGGCAGATGCGATGCATGTGGACATTCGCGTACGAGTGGACCAGCGGCACGTTCGATTGCTTTCTCGCAATTCAAAGTTCTGGGTAACCAGCGGTGTGCAGATGGGACTCGACGTGACTGGATTCGAGTTTTCGGCCGAATCATTGACGACCATCGCACGAGGCGGTGTCGCCTTTATCACCCCCGGCCCCATCGCGTCAGCCGACGACGTCCGCCCCGGCGATGTCTTTACGCTGCACCGGAGACGTGACGACACGTGGCTCGAATCGGCTGTACCGCTGAATCTACTTGCGCATTCACCGCCTCCGGTCGGAGAGGTCGTTGCGACGTGGAGACAGAGCTATTTCGGGATCACTCGGACATATTCCGAGCACGCCGCCGGTTTGGCGATACCAATCGATGGGCAAACCGCTGGCATCCTTGTCCCGACGGATTTAATCGCCGCCAAAGAAAACGCAATCGAAGATTCGTTTCAGCTGACATACCAAGCGGGCAAGTCGCCTGTGACGCTACCGACGCCAACATTGCCGCAATCCGCAGCGGGGGTTTGGGTGGTGTCGATCGCTGCAAACGAATTACCACCGAAACAGACGGTTTCCGAGGACCGCATGCGGATTCCGCGGACTCCCGAAGATTGCTTTGCCGTCAGCCGGCGATCCGGCAATGGCGAGTCGGCACTGACAATCGAGATGATAGGGGCTGAACAACTCACCTTCGACGAGAACCAATGGAATTGCAGTGACGCAAGGTTCAGCCGCGAGGTTTGGCATGGAGCGGCGATCCTGGCCAGCCGAGACGAAAAACTGATTGGGGTCCTCTTGGTCGACGAAAATGGGGTGCGAATTTCACCGCTTCGCGATTTCGCCGATGACCCGAAATGA
- a CDS encoding TlpA family protein disulfide reductase: MALWSPNKMHPVLDNASWRNSLAFRTTCRFMLVASLLAIPITSTSCYADDKTDAAGETSKTENVAEDEAEKETEDETKPIEVPDGSAEELFAFIEKVKSERGRTLETVMRSMQGVFDTTEKIREIEDLSLEDELKAINEALAAQQMLSRFSPPAREQFNNYIEELANDPREQIQRIAAAEQLKQEIQSVRTASDEKKRELVDKVLAIIDEGGIDQTNYRMASQLAYALGYGENTELAASFYDDLASRLNDAEDDKLREAAPRAAGAARRLRLPGNFFELSGTTADGETFDWSAYRGKVVLVDYWASWCGPCRAEVPNMKKNLEKYGDAGFAIVGINMDSTQEAFESYVEKEEIPWVNLVNFEPESKGWQHPMAVHYGVSGIPTAILVNGEGKVISLSARGQRLDKLLADTLGEPETETDPEGESSDDAAE, translated from the coding sequence ATGGCACTGTGGTCACCCAACAAAATGCATCCCGTTCTGGATAACGCATCTTGGCGCAACTCGCTGGCGTTCCGGACGACGTGTCGATTCATGCTCGTCGCTTCGCTGCTTGCGATTCCTATCACCAGCACGTCGTGTTACGCCGACGATAAAACCGATGCCGCCGGTGAAACGAGCAAAACCGAAAACGTAGCCGAGGACGAGGCCGAGAAAGAGACCGAAGACGAAACCAAACCGATCGAAGTCCCTGATGGATCCGCCGAAGAGTTGTTTGCATTCATCGAGAAAGTCAAAAGCGAACGTGGTCGCACACTGGAAACCGTGATGCGATCGATGCAAGGCGTGTTTGATACCACCGAGAAAATTCGCGAGATCGAAGACCTCTCGCTCGAAGATGAACTCAAAGCGATCAACGAAGCATTGGCGGCGCAGCAAATGTTATCGCGATTTTCACCTCCGGCGCGTGAACAATTCAATAATTACATCGAAGAACTCGCCAACGATCCACGCGAACAGATTCAGCGAATCGCTGCTGCGGAACAACTCAAGCAAGAAATCCAATCGGTCCGCACTGCATCGGACGAAAAGAAGCGTGAACTCGTTGACAAGGTGTTGGCGATCATCGACGAAGGTGGGATCGACCAAACCAACTACCGCATGGCGTCGCAACTCGCCTATGCTCTTGGTTACGGCGAGAACACCGAATTGGCAGCATCGTTCTACGACGATCTTGCCTCGCGTTTAAACGACGCCGAGGACGACAAGTTGCGTGAAGCAGCACCACGGGCCGCGGGCGCTGCGCGTCGTTTGCGATTGCCCGGCAATTTCTTTGAACTCAGTGGCACCACGGCCGACGGCGAAACGTTCGATTGGAGTGCCTATCGCGGCAAAGTGGTGCTCGTCGACTACTGGGCCAGTTGGTGTGGACCTTGTCGCGCCGAAGTCCCCAACATGAAAAAGAATCTCGAGAAATATGGCGATGCCGGCTTCGCGATTGTCGGAATCAACATGGACAGCACTCAAGAGGCCTTCGAGTCGTATGTCGAAAAGGAAGAGATTCCGTGGGTCAATCTGGTCAACTTTGAACCCGAAAGCAAAGGATGGCAACATCCGATGGCGGTTCATTACGGCGTCTCGGGAATCCCTACCGCAATTCTTGTCAACGGCGAAGGCAAGGTGATCTCGCTGAGTGCTCGGGGGCAACGCCTTGACAAACTGTTGGCTGACACACTCGGAGAACCCGAAACCGAAACGGATCCAGAAGGCGAATCAAGCGACGACGCGGCCGAATAG
- a CDS encoding cation:proton antiporter: MGDFHLHITSTLGLLLGVSLAAGVFADVFHLPKVTAYLLVGLLVGPSVLDWIPEIHVDGLEPVLEFAMAIVLFNLGCEFTFSKVRRIAAHCLPLSAAEILLTCGLVTLGLKLFGYGSSTAILLGCLAVATAPATTILVLKEFRSEGPVTESTGFLVAVNNFACIVLFEFAFLLIHLFQGKLDISMTSELQWLFSNLGTAFVLGIAGGLIISYGCGLLKFSRWLVLLMATTTFLLGACESLHLPYMVTFLVMGVTVANTSDMKNKIVGELDHLSGLLAVVFFAVHGTHLDANAFIAAGGIGALYIVLRMAGKWLGVYGAARLTRQPLEVRHWLGTCLFAQAGAAIALSTIAANRDPELGKPIQDIILGSVVVFEIIGPLFIRKSLLRTGEVPLAQAISHTNRTPLEQVRAVVDRFRAAIHQDATERTVANRVKVADLLRKTNGIVQSASFDEVISHIEHSHDNTYPVVDERKRVVGVIRYPLLSNVMFDENATTLIRAEDLASETDSFLYPDEPAQRAFELFEAETDDCIPVVARAEPHELAGVVRRSDIMHALITQHRKTK; encoded by the coding sequence ATGGGTGATTTCCATTTGCACATCACGAGCACGCTAGGACTGTTGCTGGGCGTCAGTCTGGCCGCCGGCGTGTTCGCCGATGTGTTTCATCTGCCCAAAGTCACCGCCTACCTGCTTGTCGGCCTGTTGGTTGGCCCCAGCGTTTTGGATTGGATCCCCGAAATCCATGTCGACGGACTCGAACCGGTGCTCGAGTTTGCGATGGCGATCGTGCTGTTTAACCTGGGCTGCGAATTTACGTTTTCCAAGGTGCGGCGAATCGCAGCTCATTGCTTGCCGTTATCCGCAGCGGAAATCCTATTGACCTGCGGATTGGTCACGCTCGGGCTGAAATTGTTTGGCTACGGCAGCAGTACCGCAATCTTGCTGGGATGCTTGGCTGTCGCCACAGCACCAGCGACAACCATTTTGGTTTTGAAAGAATTTCGCTCGGAGGGTCCCGTCACCGAAAGCACGGGGTTCCTAGTTGCGGTCAATAATTTCGCTTGCATCGTTTTGTTCGAATTTGCCTTTCTGTTGATCCATCTGTTCCAAGGCAAATTGGACATCAGCATGACCAGCGAACTGCAGTGGCTGTTTTCGAATCTGGGGACCGCGTTTGTCCTGGGCATCGCGGGCGGCTTGATTATCAGCTACGGATGTGGATTGCTAAAGTTCAGCCGATGGTTGGTGTTGCTGATGGCGACAACGACTTTTCTATTGGGTGCTTGCGAATCACTGCACCTGCCTTACATGGTGACGTTCCTGGTGATGGGAGTCACGGTCGCCAACACATCGGACATGAAGAACAAGATCGTCGGCGAATTGGACCATTTGTCCGGTTTATTGGCGGTGGTATTCTTTGCCGTGCATGGAACGCACTTGGACGCCAACGCGTTCATCGCCGCCGGCGGGATCGGAGCACTCTACATCGTTCTTCGCATGGCCGGGAAATGGTTAGGCGTTTACGGTGCTGCGCGCTTGACGCGTCAACCGCTCGAAGTGCGTCATTGGCTGGGAACGTGTTTGTTTGCCCAAGCCGGTGCCGCGATTGCATTATCGACGATCGCCGCAAACCGTGATCCCGAATTGGGTAAACCGATTCAAGACATCATCCTCGGCTCGGTGGTGGTGTTCGAAATCATCGGGCCGCTGTTCATTCGCAAGTCGTTGTTGCGAACCGGCGAGGTCCCGTTGGCTCAAGCGATCAGCCACACCAACCGCACGCCGCTCGAGCAAGTTCGCGCGGTCGTCGACCGTTTTCGCGCCGCGATTCACCAAGACGCCACCGAACGCACCGTCGCCAACCGGGTCAAAGTCGCCGACCTGTTACGAAAAACCAACGGCATTGTGCAATCCGCGAGCTTTGACGAAGTCATCTCGCATATCGAACACAGCCACGACAACACCTATCCGGTGGTCGATGAGCGAAAACGCGTGGTCGGCGTCATCCGCTATCCGCTGCTCAGCAACGTGATGTTTGACGAAAACGCCACGACGCTGATTCGGGCCGAAGATTTGGCGAGCGAGACCGATTCGTTTCTCTACCCCGACGAACCTGCGCAGCGAGCTTTCGAACTGTTCGAAGCCGAAACCGACGATTGTATCCCGGTTGTCGCTCGAGCCGAACCGCACGAATTAGCCGGTGTGGTTCGACGTAGCGACATCATGCACGCGTTGATCACCCAGCATCGCAAAACAAAATAG
- a CDS encoding LPXTG cell wall anchor domain-containing protein, which translates to MVNLTSYLLFAETRMSDVNLDYKEAAAATGDSSQWILIAAAIVVGSSLAAYLIRRRILNNAHSSASLFGDLCHAHRINGKGCKLLQAIADEASLQQPAMLFLADHHFDSALATAKQTMTLKPDQLATIAMVRRRMFSS; encoded by the coding sequence ATGGTCAATTTAACGTCCTACCTGTTGTTCGCAGAAACCCGGATGAGTGACGTCAATCTGGATTACAAAGAAGCGGCTGCCGCCACAGGCGATTCGTCGCAGTGGATCTTGATCGCCGCTGCGATCGTGGTGGGTTCGTCGCTGGCCGCTTACTTGATCCGGCGTCGTATCCTCAATAACGCTCATTCGTCGGCGTCGCTGTTTGGCGATCTTTGTCATGCCCACCGAATCAATGGCAAAGGCTGTAAGTTATTACAAGCGATTGCCGATGAAGCGTCGTTGCAGCAGCCTGCGATGTTGTTTTTGGCCGATCATCATTTCGATTCGGCGTTGGCAACGGCCAAGCAGACCATGACACTGAAACCCGACCAATTGGCCACGATCGCGATGGTTCGTCGGCGTATGTTTTCGTCGTAA
- a CDS encoding TatD family hydrolase, translating to MDYIDPHIHMVSRTTDDYATLARMGCVAMSEPAFWAGYDRGSVDGFRDYFRQLTETEPKRAAAYGIQHFTWLCINAKEAENVSLSRDVIAMIPEFLDAPNVLGIGEIGLNKNTRNESIVFLEHLELAIKHNQSILIHTPHLEDKFQGTRMILDMLSDDQRLDRTRVLVDHVEEHTIAEVLDRGFWAGMTLYPVTKCTPERAADMIEMTGGERLLVNSAGDWGPSKPTAVPDLIFELRRRGHRESLIKKVVYDNPIEFFSKSSNFKFKPRDAS from the coding sequence ATGGACTACATCGACCCCCACATTCATATGGTGTCTCGGACCACCGACGACTACGCGACGCTGGCGCGGATGGGATGCGTGGCGATGAGCGAGCCAGCCTTCTGGGCGGGCTACGACCGAGGCAGCGTGGACGGGTTCCGCGATTACTTTCGCCAACTGACCGAAACCGAACCGAAACGCGCCGCCGCCTATGGAATCCAACATTTCACTTGGCTCTGCATCAACGCCAAAGAAGCCGAGAACGTTTCGCTCTCGCGCGATGTGATCGCGATGATCCCTGAATTCCTCGACGCCCCAAACGTGTTGGGGATCGGCGAGATCGGGCTAAACAAAAACACTCGCAATGAATCGATCGTTTTCCTAGAACATCTCGAATTGGCGATCAAACACAATCAATCGATCTTGATTCACACACCCCATTTGGAAGATAAGTTCCAAGGGACCCGGATGATCCTTGATATGTTGTCGGACGACCAACGGCTCGATCGCACTCGCGTTCTCGTTGACCATGTCGAAGAACATACGATTGCCGAAGTGCTTGACCGAGGTTTCTGGGCTGGCATGACGCTGTACCCCGTCACCAAATGCACCCCCGAACGCGCTGCGGACATGATTGAAATGACCGGAGGCGAACGTTTGCTGGTGAATTCGGCGGGGGATTGGGGGCCGAGTAAACCGACCGCCGTTCCCGATTTGATTTTCGAATTACGTCGTCGCGGTCACCGCGAATCGTTGATCAAAAAAGTAGTTTACGACAACCCGATTGAGTTCTTTTCGAAAAGTTCTAACTTTAAATTCAAACCACGCGACGCCTCGTAG
- a CDS encoding amino acid permease — protein MSSASLSSATTKQQSGHRFGTIAGVFTPCMLTILGVIMFLRFGFVVGQAGIIGTILIVLFSNAITLLTTLSLSAIATNTKVEGGGAYFLISRSLGAEFGGAIGLVFFAAQALSVAMYVIGFTEALVGYLPEGTSSTLVASLTNVAVFACVAIGAAWTMKLQFLILAAVLFALFSFYAGAWTQFDTAIFLQNKGMGFSGGESFWTVFALFFPAVTGIMAGANMSGDLRNPARSIPLGTLAAVFVTGLIYLSEAILIGGCRDRETLVTNNLVLSDIAVLPALIAAGVFAATISSALGSMMGAPRILQSLARDRLFRWIQPLGVGSGVNSEPRRAILVTFLISQAGILLADLNTIAPLITMAFLVTYGLLNLATFYESITKNPSYRPRFKFCHWTTSLAGAIGCGVVMLLIDWQWAFVAISLFAALHWYLSKIDLAADFGNVTSGLLFERTRKNLLKLEGELYHPKNWRPFVLALSGTGFSRPHLVVFGHWLTSRTGILTLGQVIQGELDDRHRRRISQERMLHAMIGEHGLNAFPAVVVSSDYVTGVEALVQCQGLGRLRPNVVLLGCPLSADRMKVFGGLLRNLKGLSRSTVVLRRTDEPSDDWRPPSGTVDVWWRGRANGELMVLLAHLLLQNEDWRGRELRLLRVVDNEAGIDEVRNHLDGLLKAARIPGVTKVVVSKDPELAIQTTSRNAAMVFLGMQPPNIGDEEAFFYRTEKLAGGLPRVVFVQSAGGMRLES, from the coding sequence ATGAGTTCCGCATCCCTTAGCAGCGCCACAACCAAACAACAAAGTGGCCATCGATTCGGAACCATCGCTGGGGTCTTTACGCCCTGCATGCTGACGATCCTTGGTGTCATCATGTTTCTGCGATTTGGCTTTGTTGTTGGCCAAGCGGGGATCATTGGCACGATCTTGATCGTGTTGTTCAGTAACGCGATCACGCTGTTGACCACGCTATCGTTGTCGGCGATTGCCACCAACACCAAAGTCGAAGGCGGCGGCGCGTACTTTCTGATCAGCCGCAGTTTGGGAGCCGAGTTTGGCGGGGCAATTGGCCTCGTCTTCTTCGCCGCTCAAGCGTTATCGGTGGCCATGTATGTGATCGGGTTCACCGAAGCCTTGGTCGGCTATTTGCCCGAGGGCACGTCGTCAACACTCGTTGCATCGCTGACCAACGTCGCCGTGTTTGCTTGTGTCGCCATCGGTGCGGCGTGGACGATGAAGCTGCAGTTTCTGATTCTTGCGGCGGTCCTGTTTGCCTTGTTTTCTTTCTATGCCGGTGCTTGGACGCAGTTCGATACCGCCATCTTTCTGCAGAACAAAGGGATGGGGTTCAGCGGTGGCGAGTCGTTTTGGACCGTGTTCGCATTGTTCTTTCCCGCAGTGACCGGAATCATGGCCGGAGCGAACATGTCGGGCGACCTACGCAATCCGGCTCGTTCGATCCCCCTGGGAACGCTCGCGGCCGTGTTTGTCACTGGGCTGATCTACCTTTCCGAAGCGATTTTGATCGGCGGATGTCGTGACCGCGAAACCTTGGTCACCAACAACTTGGTGCTCTCGGATATTGCGGTCTTACCCGCCTTGATCGCCGCAGGCGTGTTCGCCGCGACCATCTCGTCGGCGCTGGGCAGCATGATGGGAGCGCCACGGATTTTGCAGTCATTAGCTCGCGACCGTTTGTTTCGCTGGATCCAACCATTGGGTGTCGGTTCGGGCGTCAACTCGGAACCCCGCCGCGCTATTTTAGTGACGTTTTTGATTTCGCAAGCCGGCATTCTGCTTGCCGATCTCAACACGATTGCGCCTTTGATCACGATGGCATTCCTTGTGACCTATGGGCTGCTGAATCTGGCGACTTTTTATGAATCGATCACCAAGAACCCTAGCTACCGTCCTCGCTTCAAATTTTGCCACTGGACAACTTCGTTAGCGGGTGCGATCGGCTGCGGGGTCGTGATGTTATTGATCGATTGGCAGTGGGCATTTGTCGCCATTTCGCTTTTCGCGGCACTCCATTGGTACCTGTCAAAGATTGATCTTGCCGCCGATTTTGGCAACGTCACCAGCGGTTTGCTGTTCGAGCGGACCCGCAAAAATTTGCTAAAACTCGAAGGCGAACTTTACCACCCCAAAAATTGGCGACCGTTTGTATTAGCCCTCAGCGGCACCGGTTTCTCTCGGCCGCATCTGGTTGTTTTTGGTCATTGGCTGACATCACGCACCGGCATCCTAACGCTCGGGCAAGTCATTCAGGGCGAATTGGACGATCGTCATCGACGTCGCATCTCGCAGGAAAGAATGTTGCACGCGATGATCGGCGAACATGGATTGAACGCATTTCCCGCCGTGGTGGTCAGTAGCGACTACGTGACCGGCGTCGAAGCCCTGGTGCAATGCCAAGGACTCGGGCGACTGCGACCCAATGTCGTCTTGTTGGGCTGCCCGTTATCGGCTGACCGCATGAAGGTCTTTGGTGGATTGCTACGCAATCTAAAAGGACTCTCACGCAGCACCGTGGTGCTCCGCCGCACCGACGAACCTAGCGACGATTGGCGGCCTCCGAGCGGCACCGTCGATGTTTGGTGGCGAGGACGAGCCAATGGCGAATTGATGGTCCTGTTGGCTCACCTGCTTTTGCAGAACGAAGATTGGCGTGGCCGTGAACTGCGACTGTTGCGCGTGGTCGATAACGAAGCGGGGATCGACGAGGTGCGAAACCACCTCGATGGATTATTAAAAGCAGCCCGAATCCCCGGCGTCACCAAGGTCGTCGTCTCGAAGGATCCCGAGTTGGCGATCCAAACGACCAGCCGCAATGCCGCGATGGTCTTTTTGGGCATGCAACCGCCCAACATCGGCGACGAAGAAGCGTTCTTCTACCGCACCGAGAAATTAGCGGGCGGATTGCCGCGAGTCGTCTTTGTGCAAAGCGCCGGCGGAATGCGGCTCGAGTCCTAA